The proteins below are encoded in one region of Lactuca sativa cultivar Salinas chromosome 3, Lsat_Salinas_v11, whole genome shotgun sequence:
- the LOC111885302 gene encoding zinc-finger homeodomain protein 9, whose amino-acid sequence MEIPTPPPPTTIVAAAATVKTPDPDSETPQSNNFTKQLTPPLTNGVLKRHKPFHHLQPPPVVVTYKECLKNHAAAMGGHAIDGCGEFMPSPTSSPSYPTSLKCAACGCHRNFHRREPDESLFPSPHNPPIQHVIEYQPHHRHHPPPPQPIPPPAGGANSSSPGNSPSPPPISSSYYPSAPHMLLALSAGLTAPPAENNHGNHNPSIPTTPGSAVASGSNPNGKKRFRTKFTQDQKEKMHEIAERVGWKMQKRDEELINGFCNQIGVDRSVFKVWMHNNKTTFGKPKDFTNNNGNNSSGEGIDFIISRNNHHHDTGNNHHLDTGNNHHLDSGNNRHDIDHHLHLHNNGSFNTGGNVICTKGSSSSS is encoded by the coding sequence ATGGAAATCCCAACTCCACCACCACCCACAACCATCGTCGCCGCCGCGGCCACAGTTAAAACACCTGATCCAGATTCAGAGACACCGCAATCGAACAACTTCACTAAACAGCTCACACCACCGTTAACCAACGGTGTCCTCAAACGACACAAGCCGTTCCACCACCTTCAACCACCACCAGTGGTGGTCACTTACAAAGAATGTCTCAAGAACCACGCCGCTGCCATGGGTGGCCACGCCATAGATGGATGTGGAGAGTTTATGCCGTCTCCGACGTCCTCCCCATCTTACCCTACCTCGCTAAAATGCGCCGCTTGTGGCTGCCACCGGAATTTCCACCGCCGTGAGCCAGACGAGTCGCTTTTCCCATCACCACATAACCCACCCATCCAACATGTCATCGAGTACCAACCCCATCACCGCCACCACCCTCCTCCTCCACAACCCATACCACCTCCAGCTGGCGGAGCTAATAGCAGCAGTCCCGGAAATTCCCCATCTCCACCACCGATCTCATCGTCTTACTACCCATCAGCACCCCACATGCTCCTCGCACTCAGTGCCGGTTTAACAGCTCCGCCGGCGGAAAACAACCACGGTAACCACAATCCGTCGATCCCCACCACGCCCGGCTCCGCCGTCGCCTCTGGTTCAAACCCAAATGGAAAAAAACGATTCAGAACAAAATTCACTCAAGATCAGAAGGAAAAGATGCATGAAATCGCGGAAAGAGTTGGGTGGAAGATGCAGAAACGCGATGAAGAACTCATTAATGGATTCTGCAACCAAATTGGTGTCGATAGAAGCGTTTTTAAGGTATGGATGCATAACAACAAAACTACTTTTGGGAAACCGAAGGATTTCACTAACAACAATGGCAATAATTCCTCCGGTGAGGGCATTGATTTCATTATTTCAAGAAACAACCACCACCATGACACCGGAAACAACCACCACCTTGATACCGGAAACAACCACCACCTTGACTCCGGAAACAACCGTCACGACATCGACCACCACCTCCATCTTCATAACAATGGTAGTTTTAACACCGGTGGAAATGTGATTTGCACTAAaggttcatcatcatcttcttga